The Candidatus Palauibacter soopunensis sequence CTTCATCTCCGGCTCCGCGTGGAAGGAGTACAGCCGCCACGGGACGCTGGCGGGCGAACCGCTCCCGGAGGGTCTGCAGGAGTCGGAGGAGTATCCGGAACCCATCTTCTCGCCGTCGACGAAGGCCGAGCAGGGGCTCCACGACGAGAACATCACCTTCGACCGGATGTGCGACATCGTCGGGGCGGAACTCGCGGCGGAACTGCGCGACATCAGCCTCGCGCTCTACGCCGCGGGCCGCGACACGCTCCGCGAGCGCGGCATCATCCTCGCCGACACGAAGTACGAGTTCGGGCGCGGGGCGGACGGGCGCATCATCCTCATCGACGAGGTGATGACCCCTGATTCCTCCCGCTTCTGGCCCGCGGCTTCGTACCGGATCGGAGGCGGCCAGCCCTCGCTCGACAAGCAGCCGGTTCGCGACCACCTGCAGGAGATCGTCGGGCGCGGGGAATGGGACAAGACGCCGCCGGCTCCGGCGCTCCCGGAGGAGGTCATCCGCACGACCTCGGAGCGCTACCTGGAGGCCTTCCGGCGCATCGCGGGCCACGAACTCTACGAGGCGCCCGCATGAGCCGGGTCTGGTCCGTGGATGTCCGGGTCACGCCGCGGGAGGGGATCCTCGATCCGGCGGGGGAAACGATCCGCCGGGCGCTCGGGAACCTCGGGTACGAGGGCGTCCACTCGGTGCGCGCCGGGCGGCTGATCCGTCTCGAGGTCGAAGCCGACGGAGCGGAGGCCGCCAGGGCTTCCACGGAGAAGATGTGCGAACAACTGATCGCGAACCCGATTATCGAAGACTACGTCGTGCGCGTGCGGGAGGGGTGAACGGATGACGGTGGGGATGGAGGCAGGGATGAAGGTGGGGATGAAGGTGGGGATCGTGCGGTTCCCGGGCTCGAACTGCGACGCGGACGTATACCGGGCCGTGACGGAGGGGCTGGGCGAGAGCGCCACCTATTTGTGGCACAAGTCGACGGACCTCGACGGCGTGGATGTTGTCGTGCTGCCGGGCGGGTTCTCGTACGGAGACTACCTGAGGGCGGGGGCCATCGCCCGCTTCAGCCCGATCATGGGCGAAGTCATCGACTTTGCGCGCTCCGGCGGGCTCACGCTCGGGATCTGCAACGGTTTCCAGGTGCTGTGCGAGGCGCACCTCCTCCCGGGGGCCCTCGTCCGCAACCGGAACCTCCGCTTCCGCTGCCACGGCGTCGGGCTTCGGGTGGAGAACGCCGGGACGCCGTTCACGTCGGCCTATGCCGAGGGCGACCTGCTCCACATCCCGATCGCGCACGGCGAGGGCCAGTTCGTCGCCGAAGCCGCGACGCTCGACGAACTCGAGGCGGAGAACCGGGTCGTGTTCCGCTACGTCGACCGGGGCGGGCAGGCGACGGACGCCGCGAACCCCAACGGCTCGGCGCGGAACATCGCCGGGATCGCGAACGCGGAGGGGAACATCCTGGGGCTCATGCCGCACCCGGAGCGCCACTCGCTCTCCGTCCTCGGCAACACGGACGGGCTCGGCGTGTTCCAGTCGCTGCTCGCGGCCGTGGCCCGCGGGAGGGGACGCCCGAGCGCCCACGCGCCGCCGGAGGCGCCGGAATTCGCGGCCGGAGCAGTGGCGGGGGCGGGGGTGTCGTCATGACCCGGGCCTCGCTCGAACGCGTGCAGGCCCGGCCGGGCGATCCGGTGATGAGCGCCGCCCTCGTCGCGGAGCACGGGCTGAGCCCGGAGGAGTGGGAGCAGATCCTCGGTTTCATGGGGCGGGAACCCACCTTCACGGAACTCGGCGTGTTCAGCGCCATGTGGTCGGAACACTGCGGCTACAAGAACTCGCGGCCCCTGCTGCGGACGCTGCCTACGGAGAGCGCCGCCGTCGTCCAGGGCCCGGGGGAGAACGCCGGGGTCATCGACGTGGGCGGCGGATGGGGCGTCGCATTCAAGATCGAGTCCCACAACCATCCCTCGGCCGTAGAACCCTACCAGGGCGCGGCGACGGGGTCGGGCGGGATCCTGCGCGACGTGTTCACGATGGGGGCGCGGCCAATCGCCATCTTCGACAGCCTCCACTTCGGGTCACTCGACTCGCCGCAGTCGCGCTACCTGTTCGATGGGGTCGTGCGCGGGGTCGGCGACTACGGCAACTGCGTCGGGGTCCCCACGGTGGGGGGCGAGGCGATCTTCGACCCGGCCTACGAGCGAAACCCGCTCATCAACGTGATGTGCATCGGTGTCCTCCCGCTCGAGCGCCTCATCCGGGGCGAGGCGGAGGGCGTCGGCAATCCCGTGATGGCCGTCGGCGCCCGCACGGGGCGGGACGGGATCCACGGGGCGACGTTCGCGTCGGAGGAACTCGACGAGGAAGCCGTCGACAGCCGGCCGCAGGTGCAGGTGGGCGATCCGTTCACGGAGAAACTGCTGCTCGAGGCGAGTCTCGAACTCATCGAGCGTGACCTCCTCGTCGGGATCCAGGACATGGGAGCGGCGGGGCTGACCTCGAGCGGTACGGAGATGGCGGCGCGCTCGGGCTCCGGGATCGACATCGACGTGGCGTACCTCCCCGTCCGGGAGGAGGGGATGACGCCCTACGAGATGCTCCTCTCGGAGTCGCAGGAGCGGATGCTCCTCGTCGCGAAGCCCGAACACGAGGGGGCGGTGCGCGAGGTGCTGGAGCGCTGGGACCTGCAGGCGGCGACGATCGGACAGGTGACGGACGACGGGATGTTCCGCGTGCGCGAAGACGGGGTCGTGCGCGTCGAGATCCCGGTGAAGCCGCTGGTGGACGATTGTCCGACGTACGTCCGCGAGGGGGTCATGAGCCCGGCCGTGGCCGAAGCCCGCTCCGCGGACCTCGGCCCGTACGCCTCCTTCGAGTCGGACCGGGACGTGGATGCGGCGCTGCGGACGCTGCTCGACGCCCCCTCTATCGCATCGCGGCGCTGGATCTACGAGCAGTACGACACCACGGTGCAGACGAACACGCTCGAGGGACCGGGTTCCGACGCGGCCGTGCTGCGGCTGCCGGCCGATGGGCGCGCGCTCGCGGCCTCGACGGACGGGAACGGGCGGCACACCTGGCTCGACCCGCGCACGGGGGGCCGCGCGGCGGTCGCCGAGGCGGCGCGTAACGTGGCCTGCTCGGGGGCGCGCCCGCTCGCCGTGACGAACTGCCTGAACTTCGGCAGCCCGCTGCGGCCGGAGGTGTATTTTCAGCTCGCGGGGGCGGTCGAGGGGATGGGAGAGGCGTGCCGCGCGCTGCGCACGCCGGTGACGGGCGGCAACGTATCGCTCTACAACGAGACGGGCGGCCAGCCGGTCTACCCCACGCCGGTCATCGGCATGCTGGGCGTGATCGAGGATCTCGAACGACGCGTCCCCTCGGCGTTCCAGCGCGAAGGCGACGAGATCTGGGTCGCCGGCGTGACCCGCGACGAGATCGGCGGGTCCGAGTATCTCGCGGCCTGCCACGGCCTCGTCGCCGGCCTGCCGCCGGCCCTGGAGCTGGGAGAGGCGGCGGCGCTGGTCGACTTTCTCGTCGAGGGAGCGGCGGACGGGGCGTTCGCGTCGGCGCACGATTGCTCGGACGGAGGGCTTGCGGTCGCGCTTGCGGAGTGCGCGGTGGGGGCGGCGGGCGGGCCGCTCGGCTGCACGGTCGATCTCGACGCGGCGCCCGCCGGGGCGGACGTGTCGG is a genomic window containing:
- a CDS encoding phosphoribosylaminoimidazolesuccinocarboxamide synthase produces the protein MTQTTLGADAPAALHDIDLPLPLLRKGKVRSMYDLDDRILMVASDRISAFDCVIPNPIPHKGAVLTQLSAFWFDRTTDIVGNHRVASDPAAIAEAVPELAGTADTWGHRAMLVEKARPLPVECIVRGFISGSAWKEYSRHGTLAGEPLPEGLQESEEYPEPIFSPSTKAEQGLHDENITFDRMCDIVGAELAAELRDISLALYAAGRDTLRERGIILADTKYEFGRGADGRIILIDEVMTPDSSRFWPAASYRIGGGQPSLDKQPVRDHLQEIVGRGEWDKTPPAPALPEEVIRTTSERYLEAFRRIAGHELYEAPA
- the purS gene encoding phosphoribosylformylglycinamidine synthase subunit PurS; translation: MSRVWSVDVRVTPREGILDPAGETIRRALGNLGYEGVHSVRAGRLIRLEVEADGAEAARASTEKMCEQLIANPIIEDYVVRVREG
- the purQ gene encoding phosphoribosylformylglycinamidine synthase subunit PurQ, whose translation is MKVGIVRFPGSNCDADVYRAVTEGLGESATYLWHKSTDLDGVDVVVLPGGFSYGDYLRAGAIARFSPIMGEVIDFARSGGLTLGICNGFQVLCEAHLLPGALVRNRNLRFRCHGVGLRVENAGTPFTSAYAEGDLLHIPIAHGEGQFVAEAATLDELEAENRVVFRYVDRGGQATDAANPNGSARNIAGIANAEGNILGLMPHPERHSLSVLGNTDGLGVFQSLLAAVARGRGRPSAHAPPEAPEFAAGAVAGAGVSS
- the purL gene encoding phosphoribosylformylglycinamidine synthase subunit PurL, yielding MTRASLERVQARPGDPVMSAALVAEHGLSPEEWEQILGFMGREPTFTELGVFSAMWSEHCGYKNSRPLLRTLPTESAAVVQGPGENAGVIDVGGGWGVAFKIESHNHPSAVEPYQGAATGSGGILRDVFTMGARPIAIFDSLHFGSLDSPQSRYLFDGVVRGVGDYGNCVGVPTVGGEAIFDPAYERNPLINVMCIGVLPLERLIRGEAEGVGNPVMAVGARTGRDGIHGATFASEELDEEAVDSRPQVQVGDPFTEKLLLEASLELIERDLLVGIQDMGAAGLTSSGTEMAARSGSGIDIDVAYLPVREEGMTPYEMLLSESQERMLLVAKPEHEGAVREVLERWDLQAATIGQVTDDGMFRVREDGVVRVEIPVKPLVDDCPTYVREGVMSPAVAEARSADLGPYASFESDRDVDAALRTLLDAPSIASRRWIYEQYDTTVQTNTLEGPGSDAAVLRLPADGRALAASTDGNGRHTWLDPRTGGRAAVAEAARNVACSGARPLAVTNCLNFGSPLRPEVYFQLAGAVEGMGEACRALRTPVTGGNVSLYNETGGQPVYPTPVIGMLGVIEDLERRVPSAFQREGDEIWVAGVTRDEIGGSEYLAACHGLVAGLPPALELGEAAALVDFLVEGAADGAFASAHDCSDGGLAVALAECAVGAAGGPLGCTVDLDAAPAGADVS